The following are from one region of the Mangifera indica cultivar Alphonso chromosome 14, CATAS_Mindica_2.1, whole genome shotgun sequence genome:
- the LOC123196560 gene encoding E3 ubiquitin-protein ligase ATL41-like produces the protein PLILPRKDPYDLNSRIMLTAIFSLSFVVVLVILLHVYARCVLRRQARQRRAAIVSLDLNSAHAQSGEPPKTGLDPLVISSLPRFVFKQKDGGDVEAPIIECAVCLSNLENEEMARLLPNCKHTFHADCIDKWFGSHSTCPICRTEAEPRLQPESREGPTTAIAATAPPLERVNSTLSCQEGTSNSGGESSAKILGSSSRLSSFRKILSRDRSSRIHQSSSQEDVVDLERQ, from the coding sequence CCCCTCATTTTACCTCGCAAAGACCCTTATGATCTTAACAGCAGAATCATGCTCACCGCCATCTTTTCCTTATCTTTCGTCGTAGTTCTAGTTATACTCCTCCACGTATACGCAAGATGTGTCCTCCGGCGCCAAGCCAGACAACGCCGAGCAGCTATCGTTAGTCTGGACCTCAACTCGGCTCATGCCCAATCTGGCGAGCCGCCCAAGACCGGCCTTGATCCTTTGGTCATCTCCTCCTTGCCCAGGTTTGTCTTCAAACAAAAAGATGGCGGCGATGTTGAGGCCCCCATAATAGAGTGCGCTGTTTGTTTAAGCAATCTTGAAAACGAAGAGATGGCGAGACTTTTGCCGAACTGTAAGCACACTTTTCACGCCGATTGCATAGATAAATGGTTTGGTTCACATTCCACTTGTCCCATCTGCCGCACCGAGGCCGAACCCCGGCTGCAGCCGGAGTCCCGTGAGGGTCCCACCACTGCTATTGCAGCCACCGCTCCGCCGTTGGAACGTGTGAATTCTACATTGTCATGTCAGGAAGGCACATCCAACAGTGGAGGTGAATCCTCCGCTAAAATTTTAGGTTCCAGTTCGAGATTGAGCTCTTTCAGAAAAATACTCAGCAGAGATAGATCATCAAGGATACATCAATCTTCCTCCCAGGAAGATGTGGTAGATTTGGAGAGACAGTGA
- the LOC123195864 gene encoding transcription factor TCP4-like has protein sequence MGMKSAEGEIVQVQGGHIVRSTGRKDRHSKVYTSKGPRDRRVRLSAYTAIQFYDVQDRLGYDRPSKAVDWLIKKAKSAIDKLAELPPCHPNVSNTAANTMLDEPNLGSSGEIPIQDQSGSSGYSFQIHRQLGDNTNNDSSFIAQPLDTDSIADTIKSFFPTNTTNSSINFQNYPDDIISRTTIHTEDLGLSLHSFQDSGLIHGQSRGDTSHTPSTDQTLFAGSASVGFDANFHRLVAWNNNSSSENRDGSFMFNSPSLSQQAALAFSERGPLQSSFMQSVRAWEDHTMGSTDHQSTHEIQQSSIFGCRFVSDRLPGFNIPAIIHGEDEHRERPSSSSPNSHH, from the coding sequence ATGGGAATGAAAAGCGCTGAAGGAGAAATAGTTCAAGTCCAAGGAGGCCACATTGTTCGATCCACCGGCCGAAAGGACCGCCATAGCAAGGTCTATACTTCAAAAGGTCCTAGAGATCGCAGGGTCCGGTTATCAGCCTACACTGCCATTCAATTCTATGATGTTCAAGACCGGCTAGGCTATGACCGACCCAGCAAAGCAGTGGATTGGCTCATAAAGAAGGCAAAGTCTGCCATTGACAAGCTTGCTGAGCTACCGCCATGCCATCCAAATGTTAGTAACACTGCGGCCAATACTATGTTAGACGAGCCTAATCTAGGCTCAAGTGGTGAAATACCAATACAAGATCAGTCAGGGTCGTCTGGATATAGCTTTCAGATCCATAGGCAATTGGGTGATAACACAAACAATGATTCATCTTTCATTGCGCAGCCTTTAGACACTGATTCAATAGCTGATACCATAAAATCTTTCTTCCCTACAAACACCACAAACTCATCAATCAACTTTCAGAACTACCCAGATGATATAATCTCAAGAACTACAATCCACACAGAAGATCTTGGCCTATCACTTCATTCGTTTCAAGACTCTGGTCTAATCCATGGACAGTCACGGGGAGACACAAGCCACACACCTTCAACCGATCAGACCCTTTTCGCAGGCTCAGCTTCAGTGGGGTTCGATGCCAACTTTCATCGATTGGTAGCTTGGAACAATAACTCAAGCTCAGAAAATAGAGATGGTAGTTTTATGTTTAACTCGCCTTCGTTGTCACAACAAGCGGCATTAGCATTTTCTGAGAGGGGGCCCCTTCAGTCCAGTTTCATGCAATCAGTTCGGGCTTGGGAAGATCATACTATGGGCTCCACAGACCACCAAAGCACACATGAAATTCAACAGTCTTCAATTTTCGGTTGTCGCTTTGTATCTGATAGATTGCCAGGATTTAACATTCCTGCCATAATTCATGGTGAAGACGAGCACAGAGAAAGGCCATCCTCTTCTTCTCCCAATTCTCACCATTGA